A DNA window from Massilia putida contains the following coding sequences:
- a CDS encoding putative bifunctional diguanylate cyclase/phosphodiesterase, whose amino-acid sequence MPAHPTHQRGAHSRATVLVADDDPVMRLLMLEMLDGVGLEGIEAADGEQAVALAHAHGPDLILLDVEMPKMDGFDACRAIRDLPNGAMVPIVMVTGGDDLEAVTNAYEAGATDFVSKPINWPILGHRVLYVLRASDAIVRLRIADAQNRAVLAAIPDTFFRMSRDGVYLDYEAGHDGAGRGVRDTGVDEQIVGRHVTDVLPRDIAERLLEQVGMALHVQQVRSVEYELIRFGEALHFEARLVATGPNEVLGLVRDISERKRAEEQIRRLAYCDSLTGIPNRQAFLEMLERELQRSKIGNKKFAVLFMDLDAFKRINDTLGHNVGDQLLKQVSDRLRETIRPNDLLSRGDLLPRADAAKSAGTNLARLGGDEFTILIPDLERVEYALNVAHRVKDAMRRPFLIEGNEIFVTASIGISLFPEDGDDCTSLLKYADTAMYHAKNCGKNNAKLYSSSLTMQIMSHVRLEVGLRKALQNNELYLLYQPQLDVRSSEIVGVEALVRWRHAERGVVSPNEFIPLAEETGLIVPIGEWVLRTACNQARHWQKLMRRPVRMAVNLSAKQFKDENLSQIVLSALHDTGLDPRLLELELTEGTLMDDAKATLATLEQLRGIGVYLSIDDFGTGYSSMNYLKRFDVRTLKIDRSFISGLPQDSENAAITRAIIAMAHGLKMIVVAEGVETGEQLVLLEEYGCDLVQGFYLGRPAPAEAVTGMLQRLWVPMTAR is encoded by the coding sequence ATGCCAGCCCACCCAACCCATCAGCGCGGCGCTCATTCGCGTGCTACGGTCCTGGTCGCCGACGACGATCCGGTGATGCGCTTATTGATGCTCGAGATGCTGGACGGCGTCGGCCTGGAAGGCATCGAGGCCGCGGACGGCGAACAGGCCGTGGCCCTCGCGCACGCGCACGGGCCCGACCTCATCCTCCTGGACGTCGAAATGCCGAAGATGGACGGTTTCGACGCCTGCCGCGCGATCCGCGACCTGCCGAACGGCGCGATGGTCCCGATCGTGATGGTCACCGGCGGCGACGACCTGGAGGCCGTCACCAACGCCTACGAAGCCGGCGCGACGGACTTCGTCTCGAAGCCGATCAACTGGCCCATCCTCGGCCACCGTGTGCTGTACGTGCTGCGCGCATCCGACGCCATCGTCCGCCTGCGCATCGCCGATGCGCAGAACCGCGCCGTGCTGGCCGCCATCCCCGACACGTTCTTCCGGATGTCGCGCGACGGCGTCTACCTCGATTACGAGGCGGGCCACGACGGGGCGGGACGCGGCGTGCGCGACACCGGCGTGGACGAGCAGATCGTCGGCCGCCACGTGACGGACGTCCTGCCGCGCGACATCGCCGAACGCCTGCTCGAACAGGTCGGCATGGCGTTGCACGTGCAGCAGGTGCGTTCGGTCGAATACGAATTGATCCGCTTCGGCGAAGCCCTGCATTTCGAGGCGCGCCTCGTCGCCACCGGCCCGAACGAAGTGCTCGGTCTCGTGCGCGACATCAGCGAGAGAAAGCGCGCGGAAGAGCAGATCCGGCGCCTCGCCTATTGCGACAGCCTGACCGGCATCCCGAACCGCCAGGCCTTCCTTGAAATGCTGGAACGCGAACTGCAGCGCTCCAAGATCGGCAACAAGAAATTCGCCGTGCTGTTCATGGACCTGGACGCCTTCAAGCGCATCAACGACACGCTGGGCCACAACGTCGGCGACCAGCTGTTGAAGCAGGTGTCGGACCGCCTGCGCGAGACGATCCGCCCGAACGACCTGCTGTCGCGCGGCGACCTGCTCCCGCGCGCGGACGCGGCCAAAAGCGCCGGCACGAACCTCGCGCGGCTGGGCGGCGACGAATTCACGATCCTGATCCCCGACCTTGAACGGGTCGAGTACGCGCTCAACGTGGCCCATCGCGTGAAAGACGCCATGCGCCGGCCCTTCCTCATCGAGGGCAACGAGATCTTCGTCACGGCCAGCATCGGCATCTCGCTCTTTCCCGAGGACGGCGACGACTGTACGTCGCTGCTCAAGTACGCCGACACGGCGATGTACCACGCGAAGAACTGCGGCAAGAACAACGCCAAGCTGTACTCGTCGTCGCTGACGATGCAGATCATGAGCCATGTAAGGCTCGAAGTCGGCTTGCGCAAGGCCTTGCAGAACAACGAGCTGTACCTGCTGTATCAACCGCAGCTCGACGTGCGCTCGTCCGAGATCGTCGGCGTCGAGGCCCTCGTGCGCTGGCGCCATGCGGAGCGCGGCGTCGTCTCGCCCAACGAATTCATCCCGCTGGCCGAAGAAACGGGCCTGATCGTGCCGATCGGCGAATGGGTCCTGCGCACGGCATGCAACCAGGCGCGCCACTGGCAAAAGCTGATGCGGCGGCCCGTGCGCATGGCGGTGAATCTGTCGGCCAAGCAGTTCAAGGACGAGAACCTGTCGCAGATCGTGCTGTCCGCCCTGCACGACACGGGCCTCGACCCGCGCCTGCTCGAACTGGAGCTGACGGAAGGCACGCTGATGGACGACGCCAAGGCGACGCTGGCGACCTTGGAGCAGTTGCGCGGCATCGGCGTGTACCTGTCGATCGACGACTTCGGCACGGGCTACTCGTCGATGAACTACCTCAAACGCTTCGACGTGCGCACGTTGAAGATCGACCGCAGCTTCATCAGCGGCCTGCCGCAGGATTCCGAAAACGCCGCGATCACCCGCGCCATCATCGCGATGGCGCACGGACTCAAGATGATCGTGGTGGCGGAAGGCGTCGAGACGGGCGAACAGCTCGTGCTGCTGGAGGAATACGGTTGCGACCTCGTGCAGGGCTTCTACCTCGGCCGGCCCGCGCCGGCGGAGGCGGTCACCGGCATGCTGCAGCGGCTATGGGTGCCGATGACGGCCAGATAG